The following are encoded in a window of Mycobacteroides chelonae CCUG 47445 genomic DNA:
- a CDS encoding TetR/AcrR family transcriptional regulator, with translation MRRSEVSQVPAVTIGSVVEIDSLLRQLVTGTLSDTNVATSHLLDAAREEFVAHGIARTAVGDIARRAGVSRPTLYRKCGDKEDIVAAVLVRETTEFFMRAQAALAPLSNAEDRMVEAFVMGMREARDHPLVMALKEFDAESFSRNVFDVNASGYQGLLAVIAELLADEDYPIPAVKRALDLALRLTSTFLVNPSALVPTDTDENTREFACRYLLPLMRAAR, from the coding sequence GTGCGTCGCAGCGAGGTTTCGCAGGTCCCCGCCGTTACTATCGGGTCCGTGGTAGAGATCGACTCGTTGCTGCGGCAGCTGGTCACCGGAACCCTGTCCGACACGAATGTGGCGACCTCGCATTTGTTGGATGCCGCGCGCGAGGAATTCGTTGCCCACGGGATCGCTCGCACCGCTGTCGGGGATATCGCACGCCGCGCTGGTGTGTCCCGCCCGACCTTGTACCGCAAGTGTGGAGACAAGGAAGACATCGTTGCCGCCGTGCTGGTTCGGGAGACGACCGAATTCTTCATGAGGGCACAGGCTGCGCTCGCGCCCCTATCGAACGCCGAGGACAGAATGGTCGAGGCATTTGTCATGGGTATGCGCGAGGCGCGTGATCATCCATTGGTGATGGCGCTCAAGGAATTCGACGCCGAATCGTTCTCGCGGAATGTCTTTGATGTCAATGCGTCCGGGTACCAGGGTCTGCTTGCGGTGATCGCGGAACTACTGGCCGATGAGGACTATCCCATTCCTGCGGTGAAGCGCGCGCTCGACCTGGCGCTGCGGCTGACGTCGACGTTTCTGGTGAACCCTTCCGCACTGGTGCCGACCGACACCGACGAAAACACGCGCGAGTTCGCGTGCCGATATCTGCTACCCCTCATGCGTGCCGCCCGTTAG
- a CDS encoding MOSC domain-containing protein encodes MATVLTVNVGQLRSNPAGGPTRTGIDKHPTDSVIAVCAPGGTVEGAGSGLVGDAIGDTSVHGGDDQAVYAYAREDLDWWQGTLGRELANGQFGENLTTREIDVTGALIGEQWHIGDGGLVLEVSAPRIPCRTFAAWLDLRGWVKTFTAQAIPGAYFRVISPGMVRKGDGIAVKNRPGHDVTVGLAFRALTLESELLPRLLDAPALPEHVKETVRRRSGSA; translated from the coding sequence GTGGCTACGGTTTTGACAGTGAACGTGGGCCAGCTGCGGTCGAATCCGGCAGGTGGACCAACGCGCACCGGTATCGACAAACATCCCACCGATTCGGTGATAGCCGTCTGCGCGCCGGGCGGCACGGTTGAGGGTGCGGGCAGCGGCCTGGTCGGTGACGCGATCGGAGATACGAGCGTGCACGGTGGCGACGACCAAGCCGTGTATGCATACGCCCGCGAGGACCTGGACTGGTGGCAGGGCACTCTCGGCCGAGAGCTGGCGAACGGCCAGTTCGGGGAGAACCTGACCACCCGCGAGATCGATGTGACCGGCGCGCTCATCGGTGAGCAGTGGCATATCGGTGACGGCGGGCTGGTGTTGGAAGTGTCCGCACCGCGCATACCGTGTCGGACCTTCGCGGCCTGGCTTGACCTGCGCGGGTGGGTTAAAACCTTTACGGCGCAAGCGATCCCCGGCGCGTACTTCCGGGTGATCTCACCCGGGATGGTGCGAAAGGGTGACGGCATCGCCGTCAAGAATCGTCCGGGGCACGATGTGACCGTGGGACTTGCGTTCCGCGCGCTGACACTCGAATCCGAGTTGCTTCCGCGGCTTCTCGATGCTCCCGCGTTGCCGGAGCACGTCAAGGAGACGGTCAGGCGTAGAAGCGGATCGGCGTAG
- a CDS encoding thioesterase family protein: MTLDLTGCYYRRLDADGEFQVFESTELTASGWGPNLQHGSPPMALLLKAIEELPEPRESLRIGRVALDILGPVPLEPVRVRAWIERPGRRIALAVAEMEACANGGYRVVARASAWLLATSVTADKASDRYPPLPEYPPGPTPPAFGFEGSNYSKSVDFQWFSVPAGEPQVAWMRPHVHIVDTEPTTGWQRLASVIDSANGIGAVLNPLRFVYMNTDTVMHVHRIPQGDEFGVRARMSVGPDGVGVTTAEIFDRRGYIGSSAQTVLVQRR, from the coding sequence ATGACGTTGGACCTGACGGGCTGTTACTACCGGCGATTAGACGCCGACGGCGAGTTCCAGGTGTTCGAGTCCACCGAGTTGACCGCCAGCGGATGGGGGCCGAACCTGCAACACGGCTCTCCCCCGATGGCGTTGCTGCTCAAGGCCATCGAGGAACTGCCGGAGCCACGCGAAAGCCTGCGGATCGGCCGCGTCGCGCTCGACATCCTCGGCCCGGTTCCGCTGGAGCCGGTGCGCGTACGGGCATGGATCGAACGGCCGGGTCGCCGCATCGCGCTTGCCGTGGCAGAGATGGAAGCCTGCGCCAATGGCGGCTACCGGGTGGTCGCGCGAGCCAGCGCGTGGCTGTTGGCGACATCGGTGACCGCCGATAAAGCCAGCGACCGATACCCACCCTTGCCCGAGTACCCACCCGGCCCCACACCACCGGCCTTCGGCTTCGAGGGCTCTAACTACTCGAAATCGGTTGATTTTCAGTGGTTTTCGGTGCCAGCGGGAGAGCCGCAAGTTGCCTGGATGCGACCACATGTGCACATCGTCGACACCGAGCCCACCACCGGATGGCAGCGACTGGCGTCGGTCATCGACTCCGCGAACGGCATCGGCGCCGTACTCAACCCCCTGCGGTTCGTCTACATGAACACCGACACCGTGATGCACGTCCACCGCATTCCTCAAGGCGACGAGTTCGGCGTCCGCGCCCGGATGTCGGTCGGACCCGACGGCGTCGGCGTGACCACCGCGGAAATATTCGACCGCCGCGGCTACATCGGCTCCAGCGCACAGACGGTCCTGGTGCAGCGGCGGTAG
- a CDS encoding RecB family exonuclease produces the protein MKETTQNRPPRRPALSPSRASDFKQCPLLYRFRAIDRLPEPPSTAQVRGSLVHAALEDLYARPAADREYATAAGLVEPAWERLVESNPELAAVVETERLPSFLDEARDLLSGYYRLEDPTRFDPDSCEERVEVELSDGTMLRGFIDRIDIAPGGAMRLVDYKTGRAPRALFEAKALFQMKFYAVALYRIRGVVPRRLRLLYLSDGEVLDYTPDEAELLKFEKTLMAIWRAIQNLGLTGDFRPNPSRLCDWCAHQSLCPAFGGTPPPYPGWPSDYGVSDTDIEDAEASATAIPGDAA, from the coding sequence ATGAAGGAGACCACGCAGAACCGGCCCCCGCGTCGGCCCGCGCTGTCCCCTTCACGCGCCAGCGACTTCAAGCAATGCCCGCTGCTGTACCGGTTCCGCGCGATCGACCGCCTCCCCGAACCGCCATCGACAGCCCAGGTGCGGGGCAGCCTCGTGCATGCCGCCCTGGAAGATCTCTACGCCCGGCCCGCAGCCGATCGCGAGTACGCCACCGCTGCCGGACTGGTGGAGCCCGCGTGGGAACGCCTCGTGGAATCGAACCCCGAACTCGCGGCGGTGGTCGAGACCGAGCGCCTTCCGAGTTTCCTCGACGAGGCACGCGATCTGCTGTCGGGCTATTACCGGCTTGAAGATCCCACCCGATTCGATCCCGACAGTTGCGAGGAGCGCGTCGAGGTCGAGCTGTCCGACGGCACGATGCTGCGCGGATTCATCGATCGCATCGACATCGCCCCCGGGGGCGCGATGCGTCTGGTCGACTACAAGACCGGACGCGCACCGCGCGCCTTGTTCGAAGCCAAGGCGTTGTTTCAGATGAAGTTCTACGCCGTCGCGTTGTACCGCATCCGCGGGGTGGTGCCGCGACGGCTGCGGCTGCTGTATCTATCCGATGGCGAGGTTCTCGACTACACACCGGACGAGGCAGAGCTGCTCAAGTTCGAGAAGACGCTGATGGCGATCTGGCGAGCGATTCAGAACCTCGGCCTCACCGGCGACTTCCGGCCCAATCCCTCCCGGTTATGCGACTGGTGTGCCCATCAGTCGCTGTGCCCCGCATTCGGCGGCACGCCGCCGCCCTACCCGGGCTGGCCCTCCGATTACGGTGTCTCCGATACTGATATCGAAGATGCCGAAGCCTCCGCGACCGCGATCCCGGGAGATGCCGCATGA
- a CDS encoding CocE/NonD family hydrolase gives MTTAKHRSPLDSPQMKDTGLAGSELAERWTALADGPSRYSRVSFTPNVSIPLSDGTVLKAQVFRPANADGTPVNDPVPVLFNLTPYNKSVTHLAAWLLRGLHRFGITVPAAPPRNPRLSELAELARAIPGGGLTTFGVNDSLIRSGYAQVVVDVRGTGASSGDWGMFNDLEQRDTAEVVAWAQTQPWCDGSVGMYGISYCSINALQAAGNRVPGLSAVFAVEPVSDISRDLMKTGGAQTFFLPVWMLAVALGKWLPSPSDVVRGGVGMGWLAGRLRAPLNRVVRYIFEGLRGSGALIDNDEYFQQISPRFEDIEIPTFVYGAWDDIFGPAALRIHRRAAVEGGRFQVVINEGYHGSPGSQLGREGGPPRLDVLQRAWFDKWLKGIDNGMESYGPLTLQQQNGGWHTLDVYPRPEAEPQRFYLDAEPSGVGAGSTFDGSLTGAVPLNKTEHLLRRRMGLLKSPTTSRLTAGITAVLGTPGLKDSRYFERGALTFTSSPAVRPWVISGALNLHLHTKAIGTEAFWVVSVTDVAPDGFSRMLAEGALLASRRGVDEDKSLRTADGDYLSPWHPTGKGSTLRVQPGVPTTLDIDLTEVDAVIAAGHRLRVVIAAASLPRYIPSIPELWASRHGQALLLDPGQPSYLVAPVILDTGAGAA, from the coding sequence GTGACGACGGCAAAGCATCGAAGCCCGCTGGACAGCCCGCAGATGAAGGACACCGGGCTCGCCGGTTCCGAACTCGCCGAGCGGTGGACCGCGCTGGCCGATGGACCCAGTCGGTACTCCCGGGTGTCCTTCACTCCCAATGTCTCGATACCTCTGTCCGACGGGACCGTGCTCAAGGCCCAGGTGTTCCGTCCGGCCAATGCCGACGGGACCCCGGTCAATGACCCGGTGCCGGTGCTCTTCAACCTCACCCCCTACAACAAATCCGTTACTCACCTGGCGGCATGGCTGCTGCGCGGCCTGCACCGATTCGGCATCACCGTGCCGGCCGCGCCGCCCAGGAATCCGCGCCTGTCGGAGCTCGCCGAGCTGGCGCGGGCGATTCCCGGTGGTGGCTTGACGACGTTCGGAGTGAACGACTCGCTGATCCGTAGTGGGTACGCCCAGGTGGTTGTCGACGTTCGCGGCACCGGTGCCTCGTCCGGTGACTGGGGAATGTTCAACGATCTCGAACAGCGGGACACCGCCGAGGTGGTGGCCTGGGCGCAGACCCAGCCGTGGTGCGACGGTTCGGTCGGCATGTACGGCATCTCGTACTGTTCGATCAACGCGCTGCAGGCCGCCGGCAACCGGGTGCCGGGTCTCAGTGCGGTATTCGCGGTCGAGCCGGTCAGTGACATCTCCCGCGACCTCATGAAAACCGGCGGGGCGCAGACATTCTTCCTGCCCGTTTGGATGCTTGCCGTTGCGTTGGGAAAGTGGTTACCGTCGCCATCGGACGTGGTGCGTGGCGGCGTCGGCATGGGCTGGCTCGCGGGGCGGTTGCGCGCACCGCTGAATCGTGTGGTGCGGTACATCTTCGAGGGCTTGCGTGGCTCGGGTGCGCTGATCGACAACGACGAGTATTTCCAGCAGATCAGTCCCCGGTTCGAGGACATCGAGATTCCGACGTTTGTCTATGGGGCGTGGGACGACATCTTCGGTCCGGCCGCCCTGCGTATCCATCGCCGAGCCGCAGTGGAGGGCGGTAGGTTTCAGGTCGTCATCAATGAGGGTTACCACGGGTCCCCGGGTTCACAGCTCGGCCGCGAAGGTGGACCGCCCCGGCTGGACGTCTTGCAGCGCGCGTGGTTTGACAAGTGGCTCAAGGGTATTGACAACGGAATGGAGAGCTACGGTCCACTCACGCTGCAACAGCAAAATGGCGGTTGGCACACCCTGGACGTCTATCCGCGGCCCGAAGCCGAGCCGCAACGATTCTATTTGGATGCCGAACCCTCAGGGGTAGGAGCTGGTTCGACGTTCGACGGGTCGTTGACGGGTGCTGTGCCGCTCAACAAGACCGAGCACCTCCTTCGCCGGCGGATGGGATTGCTGAAATCACCCACGACCTCCCGGCTGACGGCCGGTATCACCGCCGTGCTGGGTACGCCCGGGCTCAAGGACTCGCGCTACTTCGAGCGCGGCGCGCTCACCTTCACCAGCAGCCCCGCTGTGCGTCCGTGGGTGATCTCCGGGGCGCTGAACCTTCATCTGCACACCAAAGCGATAGGTACAGAGGCATTTTGGGTCGTATCGGTGACGGACGTGGCGCCCGACGGCTTCTCCCGGATGCTGGCCGAGGGCGCCCTGCTGGCATCGCGCCGCGGGGTGGATGAGGACAAGAGTCTGCGTACCGCGGACGGTGACTACCTATCGCCCTGGCATCCCACCGGTAAGGGATCGACCCTTCGGGTGCAACCCGGCGTGCCAACAACTCTCGACATCGATCTCACCGAGGTAGATGCGGTGATCGCAGCGGGGCACCGGCTGCGGGTCGTCATCGCGGCGGCCAGTCTGCCGAGATACATACCGTCCATTCCGGAGCTGTGGGCGAGCCGCCACGGGCAGGCGCTGCTCCTGGACCCCGGCCAGCCGAGTTATCTGGTGGCACCCGTGATTCTCGATACCGGGGCCGGGGCCGCGTAG
- a CDS encoding acyl-ACP desaturase, protein MVTGLQTRLLTELEPVVEANLERHLSAARPWAPHDYVPWSRGRDFAFLGGEDWKPEDSPLDPIAQAALIVNLLTEDNLPSYHREIATRFGRDGAWGTWVGQWTAEEGRHSIALRDYLVVTRGVDPSNLEAMRMAHTIAGYDSGDKTPLEALAYVSFQELATRISHRNTGKASGCPIADQLLARVALDENLHMVFYRNLMSAALDIEPDAAMQAICKEIVGFAMPGMGMAGFAQNAIAIAKAGIYDLRIHHDEVLQPILRFWRVFERSDIGAEGEQARDTLVKFLAAVDERAKYYEEKAAIRAAARV, encoded by the coding sequence ATGGTGACCGGACTGCAAACACGATTACTGACCGAGCTGGAGCCCGTTGTCGAGGCGAATCTCGAGCGGCACCTGAGCGCCGCGCGGCCATGGGCCCCACATGATTACGTGCCCTGGAGCAGGGGCCGGGACTTCGCATTTCTGGGCGGAGAGGACTGGAAACCGGAGGATAGCCCGCTCGATCCGATCGCCCAGGCGGCGTTGATCGTCAATTTGCTGACCGAGGACAACCTGCCGTCATATCACCGTGAGATCGCCACGAGATTCGGGCGAGACGGCGCATGGGGAACCTGGGTGGGCCAGTGGACGGCGGAGGAAGGGCGGCACAGCATCGCACTTCGCGACTATCTGGTGGTCACCCGTGGTGTCGACCCGAGCAACCTCGAAGCAATGCGCATGGCGCACACCATCGCCGGTTACGACTCAGGGGACAAGACGCCCTTGGAGGCGCTGGCTTACGTCTCGTTCCAGGAGCTGGCCACGCGGATATCTCACCGCAACACGGGCAAGGCCTCGGGCTGCCCCATCGCCGATCAGCTGCTGGCGCGCGTCGCGCTGGACGAGAACCTGCACATGGTCTTCTATCGCAATCTCATGTCGGCGGCACTCGATATCGAACCCGACGCCGCGATGCAGGCAATCTGCAAGGAAATCGTCGGTTTCGCGATGCCGGGTATGGGGATGGCGGGATTCGCGCAGAACGCGATAGCCATCGCGAAAGCGGGGATCTACGACCTGCGCATCCATCACGACGAGGTTCTGCAACCCATCCTGAGGTTCTGGCGGGTTTTCGAACGCTCCGATATCGGAGCCGAGGGGGAGCAGGCCCGCGACACTCTCGTGAAATTCCTTGCCGCCGTAGATGAGCGCGCAAAGTACTACGAGGAGAAGGCGGCGATCCGCGCCGCGGCGCGGGTGTAG
- a CDS encoding DEAD/DEAH box helicase, whose product MPAVLVRALQQGGIDAPFPIQAATLPDTLAGRDVLARGKTGSGKTLAFSIPVVARIAEGTRVPGRPRALVLAPTRELATQISAVIEPLATAYRMKVTTIFGGVSQHRQVQALKAGVDIVVACPGRLDDLLKQRHLTLDGVEISVLDEADHMADLGFLPVVTRLLAATPSSGQRLLFSATLDNDVDKLVKRFLHSPSEHSVDPVDSPVAAMTHHVFTVSGPDAKRELVNTLASGTGRRILFMRTKHHAKRLAHQLNQSGIPSVDLHGNLSQGARDRNLAAFANGEARVLVATDVAARGVHVDDVALVVHVDPPAEHKAYLHRSGRTARAGGTGDVVTVVLPEQRRDVTQLLRKAAITATPQQVTAHSDEVKTLVGEVAPYVKPAPAQKANGSATANGQRSHRPRGGADGRPARAPRRGGQGQGRQGQGQGQGRQGQGQRSARRAGNSASR is encoded by the coding sequence GTGCCCGCAGTACTGGTCCGCGCTCTGCAGCAGGGCGGCATCGACGCCCCGTTCCCGATCCAGGCCGCCACCCTGCCGGACACACTCGCCGGTCGTGATGTGCTGGCCCGCGGCAAGACTGGCAGCGGCAAGACCCTCGCGTTCTCCATCCCCGTCGTCGCACGCATCGCCGAAGGCACCCGAGTGCCGGGCCGCCCGCGGGCACTCGTGCTCGCTCCGACTCGCGAGCTGGCGACCCAGATCAGCGCAGTCATCGAGCCGCTGGCGACCGCCTACCGCATGAAGGTCACCACCATCTTCGGCGGTGTCTCGCAGCACCGTCAGGTTCAGGCGCTCAAGGCCGGCGTCGACATCGTGGTCGCCTGCCCTGGTCGGCTCGATGACCTACTCAAGCAGCGCCACCTGACTCTGGACGGCGTTGAGATCAGCGTTCTGGACGAGGCCGACCACATGGCAGATCTCGGATTCCTGCCCGTCGTCACGCGGCTGCTCGCCGCGACCCCGAGTTCCGGTCAGCGCCTGCTGTTCTCGGCCACCTTGGATAACGATGTCGACAAGTTGGTCAAGCGATTCCTGCACTCCCCCTCCGAGCATTCGGTTGATCCCGTCGATTCACCGGTGGCCGCGATGACACACCATGTGTTCACGGTCAGCGGCCCCGACGCCAAGCGTGAACTTGTGAACACGCTGGCCTCCGGCACCGGACGGCGCATCCTATTCATGCGCACCAAGCACCACGCCAAGCGGCTCGCACATCAGCTCAACCAGTCGGGTATCCCGTCAGTTGACTTGCACGGCAACCTCTCTCAGGGCGCACGCGACCGTAACCTGGCCGCCTTCGCGAACGGCGAAGCACGGGTGCTGGTGGCAACGGATGTCGCTGCCCGTGGGGTGCACGTCGACGATGTCGCCCTCGTCGTCCACGTCGACCCTCCTGCCGAGCACAAAGCGTACCTGCACCGTTCAGGCCGCACCGCGCGTGCCGGCGGCACCGGCGACGTGGTCACGGTGGTACTGCCCGAGCAGCGCCGCGATGTCACACAGCTGCTGCGCAAGGCCGCCATCACCGCCACGCCCCAGCAGGTGACGGCCCATTCCGATGAGGTCAAGACCTTGGTGGGCGAGGTGGCTCCGTATGTGAAACCCGCTCCCGCACAGAAGGCCAACGGCTCCGCCACCGCGAACGGCCAGCGGTCGCACCGACCCCGCGGCGGCGCCGACGGACGTCCGGCACGTGCGCCACGGCGCGGCGGACAGGGCCAAGGCCGTCAGGGCCAGGGTCAAGGTCAGGGGCGTCAAGGCCAGGGACAGCGATCCGCCCGCAGGGCGGGCAACAGCGCCTCCCGGTAA
- a CDS encoding tRNA (adenine-N1)-methyltransferase translates to MTRTGPFVVGDRVQLTDPKGRHYTMVLEPGKEFHTHRGAITHDTVIGIPEGSVVKSTNGDQFLVLRPLLIDYVLSMPRGAQVIYPKDAAQIVHDGDIFPGARVLEAGVGSGALTCSLLRAVGPEGTVISYEIREDHAEHAVRNVTAFFGEQPDNWELVIGDLAERAADAGGVDRVVLDMLAPWETLPAVAESLVPGGVLIVYVATVTQLSRVVEALREQQCWTEPRSWESMQRGWNVVGLAVRPEHSMRGHTAFLVSARRLAPGTITPTPLRRKRLPS, encoded by the coding sequence ATGACTCGGACCGGGCCCTTTGTCGTGGGCGATCGTGTGCAACTGACCGACCCCAAGGGGCGGCACTACACGATGGTGCTCGAGCCGGGCAAGGAGTTCCACACCCATCGCGGCGCCATCACACATGACACGGTGATCGGCATCCCCGAGGGCAGCGTGGTGAAGTCGACCAACGGTGACCAGTTTCTGGTGCTGCGTCCTTTGCTGATCGACTACGTGTTGTCGATGCCGCGTGGTGCGCAGGTGATCTACCCGAAGGACGCCGCGCAGATCGTTCATGACGGCGACATCTTCCCGGGCGCGCGGGTTCTGGAGGCCGGTGTGGGCTCGGGCGCGCTCACCTGCTCGCTGCTGCGCGCGGTGGGACCCGAGGGGACGGTGATCTCTTACGAGATTCGTGAGGATCATGCCGAACATGCTGTGCGAAACGTCACAGCATTTTTCGGGGAGCAACCCGACAACTGGGAGCTGGTGATCGGTGATCTCGCCGAGCGGGCTGCCGATGCCGGTGGGGTGGACCGGGTGGTTCTGGACATGCTGGCGCCTTGGGAGACTTTGCCCGCGGTGGCCGAATCGCTGGTTCCCGGTGGCGTGCTCATCGTTTACGTCGCGACCGTCACGCAACTGTCGCGCGTGGTCGAGGCGCTGCGGGAACAGCAATGCTGGACCGAACCGCGGTCCTGGGAGTCGATGCAGCGCGGCTGGAACGTTGTCGGGCTGGCGGTGCGTCCGGAGCACAGCATGCGCGGGCATACCGCGTTCCTGGTCAGTGCGCGTCGTCTGGCACCGGGCACCATCACTCCGACACCGCTGCGGCGTAAGCGCCTACCGAGCTAG
- the arc gene encoding proteasome ATPase, with protein sequence MSESERSEAFGTPDAAELERLRREVAALRQELEGSAAHGSGDTGRLRDLNQLEARIDSLNARNAKLMDTLKEARQQLLALREEVDRLGQPPSGYGVLLAVQADDTVDVFTSGRKMRVTCSPNIETAELRRGQTVRLNEALTVVEAGNFESVGEISTLRELLDDGHRALVVGHADEERIVWLADPLIAPDLSEVSEDADGADLKPRKLRPGDSLLVDTKAGYAFERIPKAEVEDLVLEEVPDVSYSDIGGLTRQIEQIRDAVELPFLHKDLYREYALRPPKGVLLYGPPGCGKTLIAKAVANSLAKKMAELRGDDSREAKSYFLNIKGPELLNKFVGETERHIRLIFQRAREKASDGTPVIVFFDEMDSIFRTRGTGVSSDVETTVVPQLLSEIDGVEGLENVIVIGASNREDMIDPAILRPGRLDVKIKIERPDAESAQDIFSKYLTDKLPVNTDDLAEFGGDRGLTIKAMIEKVVDRMYAEIDDNRFLEVTYANGDKEVMYFKDFNSGAMIQNVVDRAKKNAIKAVLETGQKGLRIQHLLDSIVDEFAENEDLPNTTNPDDWARISGKKGERIVYIRTLVTGKSSSASRAIDTESSLGQYL encoded by the coding sequence ATGAGTGAGTCGGAGCGTTCAGAGGCGTTCGGCACACCGGATGCCGCCGAACTGGAACGGCTACGTCGAGAGGTTGCGGCCCTTCGCCAGGAGCTGGAAGGCAGCGCGGCCCACGGATCTGGTGACACCGGTCGTCTGCGCGACCTGAACCAGCTTGAGGCTCGTATCGACTCCCTGAACGCGCGCAACGCCAAGCTGATGGACACCCTCAAAGAGGCCCGCCAGCAGCTCCTGGCGCTGCGTGAGGAGGTCGACCGGCTGGGCCAGCCGCCGAGCGGTTACGGCGTGTTGCTGGCCGTGCAGGCCGACGACACGGTGGACGTATTCACCTCCGGCCGCAAGATGCGGGTGACCTGCTCTCCCAACATCGAGACCGCCGAGCTGCGGCGAGGGCAGACCGTGCGCCTCAACGAGGCGCTCACGGTTGTCGAGGCCGGCAACTTCGAATCGGTCGGTGAGATCAGCACGTTGCGGGAGCTGTTGGACGACGGTCACCGCGCGCTCGTGGTGGGGCATGCCGACGAGGAACGCATCGTCTGGCTGGCCGATCCGCTGATCGCGCCCGATCTCTCCGAGGTGTCCGAGGATGCCGACGGAGCGGATCTGAAGCCCCGGAAGCTGCGGCCCGGCGATTCGTTGCTGGTTGATACCAAGGCCGGATACGCCTTCGAGCGGATTCCGAAGGCCGAGGTCGAGGATCTGGTGCTCGAAGAGGTCCCCGATGTCAGCTACAGCGACATCGGTGGCCTGACGCGGCAGATCGAGCAGATCCGCGACGCGGTGGAGCTGCCGTTCCTGCACAAGGACCTCTATCGGGAGTACGCCCTGCGCCCACCCAAGGGTGTGTTGCTGTACGGGCCCCCCGGATGCGGAAAGACACTCATCGCCAAGGCCGTCGCCAACTCGCTGGCCAAGAAGATGGCAGAGCTGCGCGGCGATGACTCGCGCGAGGCTAAGTCCTACTTCTTGAACATCAAGGGCCCGGAGCTGCTCAACAAGTTCGTCGGCGAGACCGAGCGGCATATCCGCCTGATCTTCCAGCGGGCTCGTGAAAAGGCTTCGGACGGTACGCCGGTCATCGTTTTCTTCGATGAGATGGACTCGATCTTCCGTACTCGTGGTACCGGCGTCAGCTCCGACGTCGAGACCACCGTCGTGCCGCAGCTGCTTTCGGAGATCGACGGCGTCGAGGGCCTGGAGAACGTCATCGTCATCGGCGCCTCCAACCGCGAGGACATGATCGACCCGGCGATCCTGCGGCCCGGCCGCCTGGACGTCAAGATCAAGATCGAGCGCCCGGATGCCGAGTCGGCGCAAGACATCTTCTCCAAGTACCTCACCGACAAATTGCCGGTGAACACCGACGATCTGGCGGAGTTCGGCGGCGATCGCGGGCTGACCATCAAGGCCATGATCGAGAAGGTTGTGGATCGGATGTACGCCGAGATCGACGACAACCGTTTCCTGGAGGTCACCTATGCCAACGGTGACAAGGAAGTCATGTACTTCAAGGACTTCAACTCCGGCGCCATGATCCAGAACGTCGTGGACCGCGCGAAGAAGAATGCCATCAAGGCGGTGCTGGAGACCGGTCAGAAGGGTCTGCGTATTCAGCATCTGCTCGACTCGATCGTCGACGAGTTCGCCGAGAACGAAGACCTGCCCAACACCACCAATCCGGATGACTGGGCACGGATCTCGGGTAAGAAGGGCGAGCGCATCGTGTACATCCGCACGCTGGTCACCGGTAAGAGCTCCAGCGCCAGCCGCGCCATCGACACCGAATCGAGCCTCGGCCAGTACCTTTAA
- a CDS encoding class I SAM-dependent methyltransferase: protein MPRRRLDQTASLTAQFNAWQRTAESMQRDGLLNDPQSGWFVTHPLLRAALASPTVARWSLRLVDRWCAGLHALIVLRRRISDDEVRSAGQSGISQVVMLGAGFDTSSQQLGSLPVTVFEVDAPTTQQAKQHLIAEHRGDESRLVWVPCDFERDDLTARLLDAGFDTAATSLVVWLGVTYYLTETALESTLAQLARLCASGSRLVLDYGDPDIVDPDSRRPEVRRGSRSVSRRGEPYRTGMTAAQADELLARQGFQTTEQLRIPELLRRYDPAGTRRLAPGDWTTVVTARRR from the coding sequence ATGCCTCGACGTCGGCTCGACCAAACCGCAAGTCTGACCGCACAGTTCAACGCGTGGCAGCGCACCGCCGAGTCGATGCAGCGCGATGGCCTGCTGAACGATCCACAGTCCGGATGGTTCGTGACCCATCCGCTGTTGCGTGCGGCGCTGGCATCTCCCACCGTGGCCAGGTGGAGCCTGCGTCTGGTGGATCGATGGTGCGCGGGCCTGCATGCCCTCATCGTGCTGCGCCGCCGGATATCCGACGACGAAGTGCGGTCCGCCGGGCAGTCTGGCATCAGCCAGGTGGTGATGCTGGGGGCGGGCTTCGACACCTCAAGTCAACAGCTCGGTTCCCTACCCGTCACCGTTTTCGAGGTCGACGCACCCACCACCCAGCAGGCGAAGCAACATCTCATCGCCGAACACCGCGGTGATGAGTCGCGGCTGGTCTGGGTCCCGTGCGATTTCGAGCGCGATGACCTGACGGCGCGTCTGCTTGACGCCGGATTCGATACAGCCGCAACCTCACTCGTGGTGTGGCTCGGCGTGACCTACTACCTCACCGAGACTGCCCTCGAGTCGACCCTGGCACAACTGGCGAGACTCTGCGCATCGGGAAGCAGGCTCGTCTTGGATTACGGTGATCCCGATATCGTCGACCCGGACAGTCGTCGTCCCGAGGTCCGGCGCGGATCGCGATCCGTCTCCCGGCGCGGCGAGCCGTACCGCACGGGCATGACGGCGGCGCAGGCCGATGAACTGCTTGCGCGCCAAGGCTTTCAGACCACCGAGCAGCTGCGGATACCCGAGCTGCTGCGCCGCTACGATCCCGCCGGCACACGGAGACTTGCACCCGGCGACTGGACCACAGTGGTCACAGCCCGCCGCCGGTGA